A single Anatilimnocola floriformis DNA region contains:
- a CDS encoding Gfo/Idh/MocA family protein, producing the protein MNRRRFLSQSLAGASAGVALSTLHARAFAAAGDKPKRVALIGSGWYGKSDLLRLVQVSPVEVVSLCDVDKNMVAEAAELVATRQASKKKPRTYGDYRELLKEKDVDIVLVDTPDHWHALPAIAAMEMGADVWVQKPIGVDIAEGKAMLDAARKHKRVVQVGTQRRSTPHLIQARDRIIKEGKLGKIALVEIYCYYHMRAKENPPDSTPPDYLDYEMWTGPAPLKPYNSLVHPRRWRAFNEYGNGIVGDMCVHMLDMVRWMMDLGWPQRIESSGGILVDKNSRANISDTQTATFDFGDLPIVWTHRSWGAPPDPQYPWGATFYGDKGTLRASVNSYDFKPMGGGQAEHVDVKMELEEFPEDKTEKDLEKHVAPAIRGHMKDFLACIESRNKPVADIEQGHISTTSCILANLSMQLGRSLTWDSAAHKIVNDDAANKLLKRPYRAPWKHPADA; encoded by the coding sequence ATGAATCGTCGCCGTTTTCTTTCTCAATCGCTCGCCGGTGCTTCGGCGGGCGTGGCGTTGTCGACTTTGCACGCGCGGGCGTTCGCGGCAGCGGGCGACAAGCCGAAGCGCGTCGCCCTGATCGGCAGCGGCTGGTATGGCAAGAGCGATTTGCTGCGGCTCGTGCAGGTCTCGCCGGTCGAAGTGGTTTCGCTGTGCGATGTCGACAAAAACATGGTTGCCGAGGCGGCCGAACTTGTCGCTACGCGGCAAGCTTCGAAGAAAAAGCCGCGGACCTACGGCGACTATCGCGAACTGCTCAAGGAGAAAGACGTCGACATCGTCCTCGTCGATACGCCCGACCATTGGCACGCGTTGCCAGCTATCGCCGCGATGGAAATGGGAGCCGATGTGTGGGTGCAAAAGCCGATCGGCGTTGATATCGCCGAAGGAAAGGCCATGCTCGATGCGGCGCGCAAGCACAAGCGAGTGGTGCAGGTCGGCACGCAGCGCCGCAGCACGCCGCATCTCATTCAAGCCCGCGATCGGATCATCAAGGAAGGAAAGCTCGGCAAGATCGCACTGGTCGAGATCTATTGCTACTACCACATGCGGGCCAAGGAGAATCCGCCCGACTCGACTCCGCCCGATTATCTCGATTACGAAATGTGGACCGGCCCCGCGCCGCTGAAACCATACAACTCGCTTGTTCATCCGCGTCGTTGGCGGGCCTTCAACGAGTACGGCAACGGCATCGTCGGCGACATGTGCGTGCACATGCTCGATATGGTGCGCTGGATGATGGACCTCGGTTGGCCGCAGCGGATCGAATCAAGCGGCGGCATTTTGGTCGACAAAAACAGCCGGGCCAACATTAGCGACACGCAAACCGCGACGTTCGACTTCGGCGATCTGCCGATTGTCTGGACGCATCGCAGTTGGGGCGCCCCGCCCGATCCGCAATATCCTTGGGGCGCGACGTTCTACGGCGACAAGGGCACGCTCCGGGCCAGCGTGAACAGCTACGATTTCAAACCGATGGGAGGCGGTCAGGCAGAACACGTCGACGTAAAAATGGAGCTCGAAGAATTCCCCGAGGACAAAACCGAAAAGGATTTGGAGAAGCATGTCGCGCCGGCTATTCGCGGTCACATGAAGGATTTCCTGGCCTGCATCGAGAGTCGCAACAAACCGGTCGCCGACATCGAGCAAGGGCACATCAGCACGACGAGCTGCATCCTGGCCAACCTCTCGATGCAGCTCGGCCGCTCGCTCACGTGGGATTCGGCGGCGCACAAGATCGTGAATGATGACGCGGCGAATAAGTTGCTCAAGCGGCCCTACCGAGCGCCGTGGAAGCATCCTGCCGATGCGTAG
- a CDS encoding isocitrate/isopropylmalate dehydrogenase family protein has product MTTLKIAAYPGDGIGPEVTAEAMRVLSAAARLEPELHLEFTTLPWGIEYWKQHGRCVPENFLSIVRPFDAILLGAVGWPALLPDHETLWPLVQIRQAFDQYACMRPAKLYRGLKSVLAGKGPAEIDFVVLRENSEGEYVDNGGRLKRGTPDEFAVQTAVHTRKGVERILRYGFEMARKRRKKLTMVTKSNAQRHAYVLWDDILAELAPQYPDIESERQHCDACAMNMVRWPEKFGVVVASNLFGDLLTDLGGVLAGGLGLAPSTNTNPERNFPSMFEPVHGSAPDIAGKGIANPIAAILSGAMLLDHLDHPAAAARIRTAVEETLLSGAATPDLGGKLTTEQMGSAVLANVT; this is encoded by the coding sequence GTGACGACTTTGAAGATTGCCGCCTATCCTGGCGACGGCATTGGTCCCGAAGTGACGGCCGAAGCCATGCGAGTTCTCTCGGCGGCGGCTCGCCTCGAGCCCGAACTGCATCTCGAATTCACCACGCTCCCCTGGGGCATCGAATATTGGAAACAGCACGGCCGCTGTGTGCCGGAAAATTTTCTCAGCATCGTGCGCCCCTTCGATGCCATTCTGCTCGGTGCGGTCGGTTGGCCGGCGCTGTTGCCCGATCATGAAACTCTCTGGCCGCTCGTGCAGATCCGGCAAGCCTTTGACCAATACGCTTGCATGCGGCCGGCGAAACTTTATCGCGGTTTGAAAAGCGTGCTGGCCGGCAAAGGTCCCGCGGAGATTGATTTCGTCGTGCTCCGTGAAAACTCCGAAGGAGAATACGTCGATAACGGCGGCCGCCTGAAACGCGGCACGCCCGACGAGTTCGCTGTGCAAACTGCCGTGCACACGCGCAAGGGTGTCGAACGGATTCTGCGCTACGGCTTCGAAATGGCCCGCAAACGGCGAAAGAAATTGACGATGGTGACGAAGTCGAACGCCCAGCGGCATGCCTATGTGCTGTGGGACGACATTCTCGCCGAACTGGCGCCGCAATATCCCGACATCGAGAGCGAGCGGCAGCATTGCGACGCCTGTGCGATGAACATGGTCCGCTGGCCGGAGAAGTTCGGCGTTGTCGTGGCTTCGAATCTCTTCGGCGACTTGCTGACCGACCTCGGCGGCGTGCTCGCTGGCGGCTTGGGTCTCGCGCCAAGTACCAACACCAACCCCGAACGCAATTTTCCTTCGATGTTCGAACCCGTGCACGGCAGCGCGCCCGACATCGCCGGCAAAGGCATCGCCAACCCGATCGCGGCGATCCTTAGCGGCGCTATGCTACTCGATCACCTCGATCACCCAGCCGCTGCTGCCCGCATTCGGACTGCTGTGGAAGAAACCCTGCTCAGTGGCGCAGCGACGCCCGACCTCGGCGGCAAATTGACGACCGAACAAATGGGCTCGGCGGTGCTCGCGAATGTCACCTAG
- a CDS encoding 5-(carboxyamino)imidazole ribonucleotide synthase — translation MSQIIQPGSTLGVLGSGQLGRMFTIAARRLGYRVHVLSPDDDTPTGQVADVEVRAAYDDLDAIAKFAQGVSVVTFEFENVPSPTTQAAEKFAPVRPGGHVLHVTQNRLREKNFLRGIGIGTTPYFAVRSEADLREALEKTGCPAVLKTADWGYDGKGQAKIQSPDDIARIWPAFAGQESILEAYVDFACEVSIVGARGLDGEFVAYGPVHNTHRNHILDVSICPAPVSDQVSRDAIDIARTIFEKLQVVGVLCVEFFVTRDDKLLVNELAPRPHNSGHYTIDACVSCQFEQQVRAVCGLPLGSVRQHRPAAMVNLLGDVWQPNAPRWDLALKQPDLNLHLYGKAEPRAGRKMGHFTALADTAQQAAAIALAAREALQS, via the coding sequence ATGTCACAAATCATCCAACCCGGCAGCACTCTCGGCGTGTTAGGGAGCGGCCAATTGGGGCGGATGTTTACGATCGCGGCCCGGCGACTCGGCTATCGCGTGCACGTCCTTTCGCCCGACGACGACACGCCGACGGGGCAAGTCGCCGATGTCGAAGTTCGCGCGGCGTATGACGATCTCGATGCGATCGCGAAGTTCGCGCAGGGCGTTTCGGTGGTCACCTTCGAATTTGAAAACGTCCCTTCACCCACCACGCAGGCCGCGGAAAAATTCGCGCCGGTTCGGCCGGGCGGCCATGTGCTGCATGTCACGCAGAACCGTCTGCGCGAGAAGAACTTTCTCCGCGGCATTGGCATCGGCACCACGCCCTACTTCGCTGTTCGCTCGGAAGCCGATCTGCGCGAAGCACTCGAAAAAACCGGCTGTCCCGCGGTGCTGAAAACGGCCGACTGGGGCTACGACGGCAAGGGCCAAGCCAAGATTCAATCGCCTGATGACATCGCCCGCATCTGGCCGGCCTTTGCAGGCCAAGAGAGCATTCTCGAAGCCTACGTCGATTTTGCTTGCGAAGTTTCGATCGTCGGCGCCCGCGGCCTTGATGGCGAGTTTGTCGCGTACGGCCCCGTGCACAATACCCATCGCAATCACATTCTCGATGTTTCGATATGCCCCGCGCCGGTCAGCGACCAGGTCTCGCGCGATGCCATCGACATCGCCCGCACCATCTTCGAAAAGCTGCAAGTCGTCGGCGTGCTGTGCGTCGAGTTCTTCGTCACCCGCGACGACAAACTGTTGGTGAACGAACTCGCGCCGCGGCCTCACAACAGCGGGCATTACACAATCGACGCCTGCGTCAGCTGCCAGTTCGAACAGCAAGTCCGCGCGGTCTGCGGCTTGCCCCTCGGCTCCGTCCGCCAGCATCGACCGGCCGCAATGGTCAACCTCCTCGGCGACGTTTGGCAACCGAACGCCCCGCGCTGGGATCTGGCCCTCAAGCAGCCCGATCTGAACCTGCATCTCTACGGCAAAGCCGAACCCCGCGCCGGCCGCAAAATGGGCCACTTCACCGCCCTCGCCGACACCGCGCAACAAGCCGCCGCCATCGCCCTCGCCGCCCGCGAAGCGCTGCAGTCCTAA
- a CDS encoding LysR family transcriptional regulator, with protein sequence MTEKLQDLNFLHLFYFWMAVRHGGITAAGERLHLTQPTISTQIRKLEKSLGHDLFNRDGRELEMTEVGKTVFEYADDMFAVGREMLGALRGVPSQRSLRLHVGVPMVMPKLMTYRLLEPVLQFPQPLQIVCHEAPLDDLVADLMRHQHDVILSDTPVPSNKRVRTYSHPLGSCGIAICATRELAAQLQPRFPHSLDGAPMLLPAANTELRRLLDGWLDDSSLTPRITAELNDSALLQVFGAGGAGVFPVPAAVLPEVQRQFDVEVVGHLDNLQLHFYAVTLQRKLTHPAVVAISQAAQEGLLSMTTPAAAAV encoded by the coding sequence ATGACCGAAAAACTGCAAGACCTCAACTTTCTCCACCTGTTCTATTTCTGGATGGCCGTTCGCCACGGCGGAATCACTGCGGCTGGCGAACGCCTGCACCTGACGCAGCCGACCATCAGCACGCAGATTCGCAAGTTGGAAAAGTCGCTCGGCCACGACCTGTTCAATCGCGATGGCCGTGAGCTTGAGATGACCGAGGTCGGCAAAACAGTCTTCGAATACGCCGACGATATGTTCGCCGTGGGACGCGAAATGCTCGGCGCACTGCGAGGCGTTCCTTCGCAGCGCTCACTGCGGCTGCACGTGGGCGTGCCGATGGTCATGCCGAAACTCATGACCTATCGCTTGCTAGAGCCCGTACTGCAGTTTCCGCAGCCGTTGCAAATCGTTTGTCACGAAGCGCCGCTCGACGATCTGGTCGCCGACCTGATGCGCCATCAGCACGACGTGATTCTCTCCGACACGCCGGTCCCTTCGAACAAGCGAGTCCGCACTTACAGCCATCCGCTGGGTAGTTGTGGCATCGCAATCTGCGCGACACGCGAACTCGCCGCGCAACTACAGCCGCGTTTTCCACACTCGCTTGATGGAGCGCCGATGCTGCTACCTGCCGCTAATACCGAACTCCGCCGTCTGCTCGACGGCTGGCTCGACGACAGCAGCCTCACGCCGCGAATCACTGCCGAGCTCAATGATAGCGCGCTGTTGCAAGTCTTCGGCGCTGGGGGCGCCGGCGTTTTCCCCGTTCCCGCGGCTGTCCTCCCCGAAGTGCAACGGCAGTTCGACGTGGAAGTCGTCGGCCATCTCGACAATCTGCAGCTCCACTTCTACGCCGTCACACTGCAGCGCAAGCTGACTCATCCCGCCGTCGTGGCGATTTCGCAAGCCGCGCAGGAAGGCTTGCTTTCGATGACCACGCCCGCCGCAGCCGCGGTTTAA
- a CDS encoding universal stress protein has product MLNSLLLHLDGAQPAQSLIELGVQIATAQGARLRGLTLLDTRAIGATSTCESALTCCREFRRLQDVAESQSQVRAQLSSVCAAAEVDFDIRREKGDPLEILPREAQFHDLTITAVPRAAAVKDYESAFSGPEALNLLGCGVRPLLVLRTPLEPVQRVLLASDGAPAAMSAIRDFLRHDLFPNAELRLLAIGETDARAKELLREFADYVRQQRKHFECGWLRGSSQNSLLNYATKWEADLVVTGYWRQNALLRPLWPQPAEQILRSSDMALFASG; this is encoded by the coding sequence GTGCTGAACAGCCTGCTGCTGCATTTGGATGGCGCACAACCTGCGCAATCACTCATTGAGCTAGGGGTGCAGATCGCCACGGCTCAAGGGGCCCGGCTGCGCGGCTTGACGCTGCTCGACACTCGGGCCATTGGGGCTACCTCTACCTGCGAGTCGGCGCTCACCTGCTGCCGCGAGTTCCGTCGTTTGCAGGATGTGGCGGAGTCGCAAAGCCAGGTTCGTGCCCAGCTGTCGAGCGTGTGTGCCGCGGCGGAAGTGGATTTCGATATTCGCCGCGAAAAGGGTGATCCGCTCGAGATCTTGCCGCGCGAGGCGCAGTTTCACGACCTGACGATCACTGCCGTGCCTCGAGCGGCGGCGGTGAAAGATTACGAATCCGCGTTCAGCGGCCCCGAGGCGCTGAACTTACTGGGCTGCGGTGTGCGGCCGTTGCTCGTCCTCCGCACGCCACTGGAACCGGTACAGCGCGTGCTCCTGGCGAGCGACGGCGCGCCCGCGGCCATGTCGGCGATTCGGGACTTTTTGCGACACGATCTATTTCCGAACGCTGAGTTGCGGTTGCTCGCGATCGGCGAGACCGATGCGCGGGCGAAAGAGCTGCTGCGCGAGTTTGCCGATTACGTTCGGCAGCAGCGGAAGCATTTTGAGTGTGGTTGGCTCCGCGGCAGCTCACAGAACTCTCTGCTGAATTACGCGACCAAATGGGAAGCCGATCTGGTGGTTACGGGCTATTGGCGGCAGAACGCTTTGCTGCGGCCGCTGTGGCCTCAGCCAGCCGAACAGATTTTGAGAAGCAGCGACATGGCCCTGTTTGCCAGTGGCTAA
- a CDS encoding bestrophin family protein: MYRQDFWYEVFKWHGSVSPYIAVRVLIFCGISVAVHAVVEYTGVQTGLGVAPYEIVGVVLALILVTRTNAGYDRWYEARKLWGGMVNQCRNLATIGAVYGPQNRDWQAEFARWVAVFPHACMRSLRGDTDWRDVERLLSPEQTAQLAAAPHSPTYVANRIAQLLHEAMRSGQFDRFAFIQAEHERSSLIDHIGGCERIMKTPLARVFSIKIRHFLFVYLIALPIAIVDKTGVMTPIIVLLVAYPLLSLDQIGMELQNPFSVDSLSHLPLADITATIERNIFDQQKYLQASGPLDIPAANRPQPAHVVLSHDTAILNSTAN, from the coding sequence ATGTATCGACAGGACTTTTGGTACGAAGTTTTTAAGTGGCACGGCTCCGTCTCACCCTACATTGCGGTGCGGGTCCTGATTTTCTGCGGCATTAGCGTGGCAGTGCATGCCGTGGTGGAATACACGGGCGTGCAAACAGGACTCGGTGTCGCGCCGTATGAAATCGTGGGTGTGGTGCTCGCGCTGATCCTCGTGACGCGCACCAATGCGGGTTACGACCGCTGGTACGAAGCCCGCAAGTTATGGGGCGGCATGGTGAATCAATGCCGCAATCTGGCCACGATCGGCGCGGTCTATGGTCCGCAGAATCGCGATTGGCAGGCGGAATTTGCTCGGTGGGTCGCGGTCTTTCCGCATGCGTGCATGCGAAGCCTGCGTGGAGACACTGACTGGCGAGACGTAGAGCGGCTGCTCAGTCCCGAGCAGACCGCCCAACTCGCCGCCGCGCCGCACTCGCCCACCTATGTCGCCAATCGAATCGCTCAGCTGCTGCACGAAGCCATGCGATCTGGACAATTTGATCGCTTTGCCTTCATTCAAGCCGAACACGAACGCTCAAGCCTGATCGATCACATCGGCGGCTGCGAACGGATCATGAAAACGCCGCTGGCCCGCGTCTTCTCGATCAAGATCCGCCACTTCCTCTTCGTGTATCTCATCGCTCTGCCGATTGCCATCGTCGACAAGACGGGCGTCATGACGCCGATCATCGTGCTGTTGGTCGCCTATCCGCTCCTCTCGCTCGATCAGATCGGCATGGAGCTGCAGAATCCGTTCTCGGTCGATAGCCTCAGCCATCTGCCGCTCGCCGACATCACGGCGACCATCGAACGGAACATCTTCGATCAGCAGAAGTATCTGCAGGCATCTGGCCCGCTTGACATCCCGGCCGCCAACCGGCCGCAGCCAGCCCATGTGGTTCTCAGCCACGACACGGCGATTCTCAACAGCACTGCCAACTAG
- a CDS encoding polyphosphate kinase 2 family protein, giving the protein MNIRDNLIEKFRVQPGKKLRLKDHDPDWSGDKDVPVEKRKEFAQEVLTQDVSSLAEAQELLYADDSWSLLAIFQAMDAAGKDSTIKHVMSGINPQGCQVYSFKHPSSEELDHNFLWRCMKCLPERGRIGIFNRSYYEEVLIVKVHPELIDAQHIPGVTPGDKLKKEFWEHRYEDINNFEQHLTRNGTTIVKFFLNVSKEEQAKRFLKRLNDPAKHWKFSASDLAEREHWDEYMQAYEECLSATSTEDAPWYVIPADHKWVTRASVAAILNQTIRRLKLEWPKPNQADEARIEQARRQLEGEKKASS; this is encoded by the coding sequence ATGAATATCCGCGACAACCTGATCGAAAAATTCCGCGTCCAACCCGGCAAGAAATTGCGCCTCAAGGATCACGATCCAGACTGGTCAGGCGATAAGGATGTCCCGGTCGAGAAGCGGAAGGAGTTTGCGCAGGAAGTTCTCACGCAGGACGTTTCGAGTCTCGCCGAAGCGCAGGAGCTGCTCTACGCCGACGACAGTTGGTCGCTGCTCGCCATCTTTCAAGCCATGGACGCGGCGGGCAAGGACAGCACCATCAAGCACGTGATGTCGGGCATCAACCCGCAAGGTTGCCAGGTTTATTCGTTCAAGCATCCGTCGTCCGAGGAGCTCGATCACAACTTTCTCTGGCGGTGCATGAAGTGCCTCCCCGAGCGCGGCCGGATCGGCATCTTCAATCGTTCCTACTACGAAGAAGTGCTCATCGTCAAAGTGCATCCTGAGTTGATCGACGCTCAGCATATTCCCGGCGTGACGCCCGGCGACAAGTTGAAAAAAGAGTTCTGGGAACACCGCTACGAAGACATCAACAACTTCGAACAGCATCTGACCCGCAACGGCACGACAATCGTCAAGTTTTTTCTCAATGTTTCGAAAGAAGAGCAAGCCAAGCGTTTTCTGAAACGGCTGAATGATCCTGCCAAACACTGGAAGTTTTCGGCGAGCGATCTCGCCGAGCGCGAACACTGGGATGAATACATGCAGGCCTACGAGGAATGCCTCTCGGCGACGAGCACCGAGGATGCGCCCTGGTACGTCATTCCCGCCGATCACAAGTGGGTCACGCGAGCATCGGTGGCTGCGATCTTAAATCAAACCATCCGCCGCCTGAAGCTGGAGTGGCCCAAGCCGAACCAAGCCGATGAAGCCCGCATCGAGCAAGCGCGGCGGCAGCTGGAAGGGGAGAAGAAAGCGTCTTCGTAG
- a CDS encoding acyl-CoA desaturase → MEGATASASAEAEPRVADAAAYEPAVQDVGFPLDAPRGQKIAMLLAVVLPFVGVIIGIVISWQHGFMGWLYLSLLLGGWVVSGLGITVGFHRLLTHRSFDTYRWVRAAWMLAGALSVEGSPLVWCAVHRRHHQFSDLPGDPHSPHLAGDGWVGWWRGLWHSHAGWLFTGVWSHSDQQRYIPDLLADPLLVRLDRFYGLWILVSFIIPFAIGGLVTRSWEGAWLGLLWGGFVRVFITHHVTWSINSICHVFGGREFVSNDHSRNNAICGIFAFGEGWHNNHHAFPTSARHGLRWWQFDTSWLVIRTMQLLGLAWNVRLPSEQSLCDKRLQRGEKTR, encoded by the coding sequence ATGGAAGGTGCTACTGCCTCCGCTTCAGCCGAAGCCGAGCCACGAGTTGCTGATGCTGCGGCCTACGAACCCGCCGTGCAGGACGTCGGCTTTCCGCTCGACGCGCCGCGGGGGCAAAAGATTGCGATGCTGCTTGCCGTGGTGCTGCCGTTCGTCGGAGTCATCATCGGCATCGTGATTAGCTGGCAGCATGGCTTTATGGGTTGGTTGTATCTGTCGCTGTTGCTGGGTGGCTGGGTCGTGAGCGGGTTGGGCATTACGGTTGGTTTTCATCGGTTGCTGACGCATCGCTCGTTTGATACTTATCGCTGGGTGCGAGCGGCTTGGATGTTGGCCGGCGCGCTGTCGGTCGAAGGTTCGCCGCTAGTGTGGTGCGCGGTCCATCGGCGGCATCATCAGTTCAGCGATCTGCCGGGCGATCCGCATTCGCCGCACCTCGCGGGCGACGGTTGGGTTGGCTGGTGGCGAGGCCTGTGGCATTCGCACGCGGGCTGGCTCTTCACGGGCGTGTGGAGTCATTCCGATCAACAGCGGTACATTCCCGATCTGCTCGCCGATCCGCTGCTGGTGCGACTCGATCGGTTCTATGGTTTGTGGATTCTCGTGAGCTTCATCATTCCGTTCGCGATCGGCGGTCTCGTCACGCGCTCGTGGGAAGGTGCCTGGCTGGGCTTGCTATGGGGCGGCTTCGTACGGGTGTTTATCACGCATCACGTCACCTGGTCGATCAATTCGATCTGCCATGTCTTCGGTGGTCGCGAGTTTGTTTCGAACGATCACTCGCGCAACAATGCGATCTGCGGCATCTTTGCTTTCGGCGAAGGCTGGCATAACAATCATCATGCCTTTCCCACATCGGCCCGGCATGGCTTGCGGTGGTGGCAGTTCGATACCAGCTGGCTGGTCATCCGCACGATGCAGTTGCTGGGCCTGGCGTGGAACGTGCGATTGCCGTCGGAGCAATCGCTGTGCGATAAACGCCTACAACGTGGCGAGAAAACACGATGA